The DNA sequence ATACACTCCTGCCATACCATTTAAGCACGGCTCAGGTAATGGAGCTGTCTCATTCTTTGAGCGCATTAAGCAGGCCGATATTCTTTTGCATCATCCCTATGAGAGCTTTGAGCCCGTCTTAGATCTATTGCGCGAAGCAAGTCGCGATCCTCACGTATTGGCAATTAAGCAAACAGTGTATCGGACTGGTGATAAATCGCCAGTCATGGAGGCTCTGATTGAGGCTGCCCAAAATGGCAAAGAGGTTACGGTGGTCCTTGAGCTTCTTGCCCGTTTTGATGAGCAAACCAATATCAACTGGGCGGCTCGCTTGGAGGAAGTTGGAGCACATGTGGTCTATGGGGTAGTCGGTCATAAATGCCATGCCAAACTATTGCTGATCGTTCGTAAAGAGAAAATCCATAAGTCAGGTAAGACATCACTAGTGCGCTACGCCCACCTTGGAACCGGCAACTATCACCCCCGTACCGCTAAGCTCTACACCGACTTTGGTTTGATGACCTGTGATCCACTCATCACCAAGGATGTGCATCAAGTTTTTCAGCAACTCACGGGGACTGGAATGCAGCTCGAGACCCGCGAACTGTGGGAAGCGCCCTTCACTATGCTTGAGCAACTCGTACATCACATCCGCGCCGAGACCAAGGCCGCAAAACAAGGTAAGAAAGCGCGCATTATCGGCAAGATGAATGCTCTTTTAGAAAAGACCATTATCGAAGAGCTCTATAAAGCTTCGCAGGCCGGAGTGAAGATCGATCTGATTGTGCGCGGGGTCTGCGCTCTGCGCCCTGGGGTGAAAGGTCTATCCGAGAACATCAAGGTACGCTCGATTGTGGGTCGCTTCTTAGAGCATCACCGGATTTATTACTTCTATCATGGTGGCTCTGAACAGGTTTATCTGTCGAGCGCAGATTGGATGGAGCGTAATCTCCTGCGCCGCGTGGAGGTTGCATTCCCGGTAAAGGATCCCAAACTCAAGCAACGGGTGATTAACGAGGGCTTAATGATTTTGCTCAAAGACAATGCCTCAGCATGGCTAATGAAGCCCGATGGTGGTTACGTGAAGAGTAAGCCACGCAGCAACCAAACCCCGATCGTGGGTCAGCTCGAACTGCTTAAGAAATTCGCTCGGGGGGAAAGCGCAGGGTAAAGGTACTACCCTTGCCAAGCGTACTCTCAACCACTAACTGGGCTTGATGACGGCTCGCCACATGCTTCACAATCGCTAGCCCAAGACCGGTACCACCGGTCTCACGCGAGCGACTCCGATCGACCCGATAGAAGCGCTCGGTTAAGCGCGGTATGTGTTCCGCTGAAATCCCAGGTCCCGTATCGGTTACCGAGAACTCCCCCTCTCCCTCAGGATTAATGCCCCATGAGACCGTCACCGATCCCTCTTCTGGTGTATACCGAATCGCATTCGATACCAAATTACTAAAAGCGGACAACACCTCGCGCTCTTCACCTAATAAATTACAGGGTGTATTGAGATTAAAGTTCAGAGCATGTTTACCCTGCGATAAGGCGTAAGCATCATTTTTGATGAGCGACATTAAATAACTCATCGAAACACTGTTTAGAGGTGCGGGTTGTGTGTTGGCCTCAAGGTTTGCCAGAGTTAAGAGGTCCTCAACTAAATTCTTCATGCGCTTACCTTGATCCATCATCATCTCGAGGTATTGGGCCTTTTGCTCGGGTGGTAGATCCAAGGTTTGCATGGTCTCCAAAAAGCCCATCATGACGGTGAGCGGTGTGCGCATCTCATGCGAAACATTAGCCACGAAATCACGCCGCATGGCCTCAGCCTTACTCAAATCCGTGATGTCCTGAATCAAGACCAAGCGGCGGTTCTCAGAGAATGGGAATGCTTGCAGACGAAGTATCAGGCTTGAACCACTCATCTTCTCTAACACAATCGGCTCTTCATAATTCCGCTCAGTGATGTATTGCACAAACTCTGGTTTGCGGACGATGTAATGAATCCGTTGTAACACATCACGTTTGAGCTCAATCCCCAAAAAGCGTTCCGCAATCGCATTGCACCACTCGATTTGATCTTGATCATCAAGCATCACAATACCATTCGGGGATGCCTGAAATGCCTCAATAAAGCGTTTATGCTGGCGCTCTGCCTGCTCAATGTCTTTCCGTAAGCCAGTAATAATGCGTTGGAGTTTGAAGAAGATCTCAGCCCAAGCGCCGCCAAATCCCGATAAATGAGAGATTCCTGCACCCTTGACAAAGGCGTCTAGGCGGGATTGATTGACATAGGCAATGAATAGGCTAAATACAATGATGAATACCGCAAGAAGCCAACCAAGCTCATCCCGTAGAAACGACTCACCAATCAAGCCAGCAACGCCGGCAAGTAGAAGGATTGGGATAAGGCGGAGAAATCCAGAAAGCATGGCGACATCTTAGAGCATCTTCCGGAGATGCTCAAAAATTAAGCATAACGCCTAAGCTGGGGTTTTAGTGATCCGGTAGCCGCTACCGCGCACGGTCTCGATATATTGATCACAATTGGCTTCCGATAGGGCCGCGCGTAAGCGCTTAATATGGACATCAACGGTCCGCTCCTCGATGTAGACCTGATCGCCCCAAACCCGATCCAGAAGATGCGAGCGGCTATGAACCCGCTCAGGATTGCCCATGAAGAACTGCAGAAGGCGGAATTCGGTTGGGCCCAAGTTGAGCGATTGCTCTTTTTCTCCGGGATGGGTTACGGTAATGCGATGGGTGACCGGATCCAGTTGAATGGGCCCGAGTTTTAATACATCATCACTCATCCCCAAGACGGTATTACGTCGTAATAGTGCCCTCACCCGCGCAATGAGTTCTTTTGGCGAAAATGGCTTGGTCACATAATCGTCTGCCCCAGAGTCTAGCCCCTGGATCTTATCGGCTTCTGCGCCTTTGGCGGTCAGCATCAGAATGGGTATATTTTGTAACTCAGGACTAGCGCGAAGTTCTTTGGTGAATTGCACCCCAGATTTACCGGGCATCATCCAATCCAAGATCAATAAATCGGGTTTTTGAGATTTAATCTTTTGCAGCCCCTCCTCCGATTGCAGGGCACGCTCCACCGTAAAACCTGAATGAGTAAGATTAATCGCAATCAGTTCTGCAATCGAAGGTTCATCTTCAATAATCAGAATGCGGTGTGACATGGGCTACTTAGTCGCCTCGCGAACTAGGTCATCATGTGGCACATGACGAACGTCGGCGCCTTTCACAATATAGATCACAAACTCTGCAATATTTTTTGAGTGATCACCAATCCGCTCGATTGCTTTTGCAATCGACAAAAGATCCAGTCCGGTTGAGATCATCTTAGGATCTTCTGCCATGTAAGTAATGAGCTTACGTACAAAACCCCTAAACTCTTCATCGATTTGTTTATCATCCTCAACCACTTTGGCAGCCGAGGCGGCATCAAGACGTGCAAAACAGTCAAGGGAGCGGCGCAATAGCTCAATGGCCATTTGCCCGGAGAGCTTAATCTCCGCAGCATTAATTTTATAGTTCGGCGCCTGCTCAATCACGCGCTTGGCACGCTTCGCAACAATTTCTGCTTCATCGCCGGCTCGTTCAAGATTGGTAATCGCCTTAGAAATCGCCATGACCAATCGCAAGTCACGGGCTGTTGGTTGACGACGCGCAATTAACTCAGTGCATGCAGAATCAATTTCAACCTCTAAGGTATTAATTGATTTTTCTCGTTCAATGACTTGATTGCATAAATCAATATTAGTTTCTGAGAATCCGCGCATGGCAACCTCGACCTGGGACTCTACTAGGCCACCCATTTTAAGCAGCTTGCTACATAAGGAATTTAAGTCCTCGTCAAATTGAGATGATAGATGGCGATCGTTCATTGCTTCTCCTCACTAACCAAAGCGACCAGTGATGTAATCCTCGGTTTCTTTACGCTTTGGCTTAATAAAAATTTCATCGGTTTTGCCGTATTCAATCAGTTCACCCAAATACATATAGGCGGTGAAATCAGAAACACGCGCAGCTTGTTGCATATTATGAGTCACAATCGCAATCGTGTAATCCTTTTTGAGCTCATTGATTAGCTCTTCGACCTTAGCCGTTGAAATGGGGTCTAGAGCTGAGGTTGGCTCATCCAATAACAGAACCGATGGCTTCACTGCGACACCACGAGCAATACAAAGACGTTGTTGCTGACCGCCCGAAAGAGATAGACCACTTTGATTGAGCTTATCTTTCACCTCATTCCACAAGGCGGCTTTATTGAGCGCCCACTCAACCCGCTCATCCATCTCTGCTTTCGATAAGCGCTCATAAAGACGAACTCCAAAGGCAATGTTCTCATAGATCGACATCGGAAATGGTGTCGGTTTTTGAAAGACCATCCCAATTCGGGAGCGGAGTAAATTAACATCCTTACCCTTTTCCAAAATATTCTCGCCATAGAAGGTAATCTCACCCTCAGCACGCTGACCTGGGTAAAGGTCATACATGCGGTTTAAGGTTCGTAATAAGGTCGACTTGCCACAACCTGATGGGCCAATAAACGCAGTAACCTTACGCTCCAAGATATCGAGGTTGATATTCTTGAGACCCTGAAAACTGCCATAGAAAAAGTTTAGGTTCTTAATCTTGAGAGCAACGGCCACTTGCTCAGCGGACTGCTGTTCAACAGTCTGATTAATATCCGCATGAAACATCGTTTTCATCATTGTCATACTTTTACCTTTTCACGTAATACTACGCGAGCCAAAATATTTAAACCGAGAACCGCAAACGTAATTAGGAGCGCCCCACCCCAAGCCAAATTGACCCAATTGTCATATGGGCTCATAGCAAACTGGAAGATCACCACGGGTAAATTAGCCATCGGGGCATTCATATTGGTTGAGAAGAACTGATTATTTAAAGCAGTAAATAGCAAAGGCGCTGTTTCTCCACTTACCCGTGCAATCGCCAACAATACACCCGTGATCACACCGCTCTTGGCGGCCCGCAAAACCACGCTCAGCGATACCTTCCACTTTGGGGCGCCAAGCGCAAAAGCCGCTTCACGAAGTGTGGTGGGTACCAACTTCAGCATGTTTTCAGTGGTACGTACGACGACTGGGATTGCGATTAAGGAGAGTGCAACCGTTCCAGCCCATCCTGAAAAGTGCTTTACTTGATAGACGATGATGGCATAGACAAAAAGACCAATCACAATAGATGGAGCCGACAACATAATATCGGTGACAAAACGGGTCACTTCTGAAAATTTATTATTTTGGCCATACTCGGACAAATAGATTCCTGCCAAGATTCCGATGGGTGTGCTGATAAAGGCACAGAAAGCCACCATCATCAAACTACCGACGATGGGATTGGCTAGACCGCCCCCCTCTGATCCGGGTGCTGGAGTGCTGGCAAGGAATAAAGATGGGCTAATTGCGGCAAAACCCTTCCACAGAAGAATGGCCAAGATCCAGAAAAGGAATAGCATGCCGATCGACATGGCAATCATGGAGAAAGTCAGGCCCAGGGTATTAGCCCGCTTTCTTTTAGCAAATAAGGATGGATCGCGCGTGCTCATTAGGTTTTGACTCCTTGATTAGCTTCCATGCGCATCAACATGACCTTTGCGAGCGATAAAACGATGAAAGTGATCACAAACAATGCCAAGCCTAAGGCAAATAATGAGGAATAATGCAGACCCACTTCCGCTTCACCGAACTCATTTGCCAAAGTCGATGCAATCGAATTTCCTGGAGCAAAGAGCGACGCTGAAATCTTGTGGGCATTACCAATTACAAAGGTGACGGCCATAGTCTCTCCAAGAGCACGCCCCAAACCCAACATAATGCCTCCGATCACACCGGTTTTGGTGTAGGGTAAAACAACATTCTTAACCACCTCCCAGGTGGTGCAACCAATACCGTAGGCAGACTCTTTTAATACCGGGGGAACAATTTCAAATACATCACGCATCACCGAAGCAATAAACGGCAGAACCATCATTGCCAAAATTAAACCGGCACACAAAATACCGATTCCATTAAAGGCGCCTGAGAACAAAATACCTAGCCCAGGGATTTGCCCCAATGTTGCAGCAAGAGCTGGTTGAACATAGTCGGCAAATAAAGGTGCAAAAATGAAT is a window from the Polynucleobacter sp. HIN11 genome containing:
- the phoR gene encoding phosphate regulon sensor histidine kinase PhoR, whose translation is MLSGFLRLIPILLLAGVAGLIGESFLRDELGWLLAVFIIVFSLFIAYVNQSRLDAFVKGAGISHLSGFGGAWAEIFFKLQRIITGLRKDIEQAERQHKRFIEAFQASPNGIVMLDDQDQIEWCNAIAERFLGIELKRDVLQRIHYIVRKPEFVQYITERNYEEPIVLEKMSGSSLILRLQAFPFSENRRLVLIQDITDLSKAEAMRRDFVANVSHEMRTPLTVMMGFLETMQTLDLPPEQKAQYLEMMMDQGKRMKNLVEDLLTLANLEANTQPAPLNSVSMSYLMSLIKNDAYALSQGKHALNFNLNTPCNLLGEEREVLSAFSNLVSNAIRYTPEEGSVTVSWGINPEGEGEFSVTDTGPGISAEHIPRLTERFYRVDRSRSRETGGTGLGLAIVKHVASRHQAQLVVESTLGKGSTFTLRFPPERIS
- the phoU gene encoding phosphate signaling complex protein PhoU; amino-acid sequence: MNDRHLSSQFDEDLNSLCSKLLKMGGLVESQVEVAMRGFSETNIDLCNQVIEREKSINTLEVEIDSACTELIARRQPTARDLRLVMAISKAITNLERAGDEAEIVAKRAKRVIEQAPNYKINAAEIKLSGQMAIELLRRSLDCFARLDAASAAKVVEDDKQIDEEFRGFVRKLITYMAEDPKMISTGLDLLSIAKAIERIGDHSKNIAEFVIYIVKGADVRHVPHDDLVREATK
- the phoB gene encoding phosphate regulon transcriptional regulator PhoB, whose protein sequence is MSHRILIIEDEPSIAELIAINLTHSGFTVERALQSEEGLQKIKSQKPDLLILDWMMPGKSGVQFTKELRASPELQNIPILMLTAKGAEADKIQGLDSGADDYVTKPFSPKELIARVRALLRRNTVLGMSDDVLKLGPIQLDPVTHRITVTHPGEKEQSLNLGPTEFRLLQFFMGNPERVHSRSHLLDRVWGDQVYIEERTVDVHIKRLRAALSEANCDQYIETVRGSGYRITKTPA
- the pstC gene encoding phosphate ABC transporter permease subunit PstC, with amino-acid sequence MEAALSNHVVNHEVLSIAKRQRALDRVFKYSTQFFALTVLLALLGIIASLIFNAAPALSKFGFGFFTTVEWDIINGEFGGLIAIYGTIMTSLIALVIAVPLSFGIAVFLTEICPTILRRPLGTAIEILAAVPSIIYGMFGLFIFAPLFADYVQPALAATLGQIPGLGILFSGAFNGIGILCAGLILAMMVLPFIASVMRDVFEIVPPVLKESAYGIGCTTWEVVKNVVLPYTKTGVIGGIMLGLGRALGETMAVTFVIGNAHKISASLFAPGNSIASTLANEFGEAEVGLHYSSLFALGLALFVITFIVLSLAKVMLMRMEANQGVKT
- the ppk1 gene encoding polyphosphate kinase 1, with product MSLLLLNREIGILEFNSRVLAQAEDPKIPLLERIRFLSIVSSNLDEFFEIRMSGIKEQLIDNSLKVGSDGRTIAESYELVSQHTHTLVERQYHLYQQVLIPQLRKAGIEFLLPDYWNDEQRVWAEDFFKEELFPLLTPIALDPVHPFPRVINKSLNFIVQLDGKDAFGRKANLAVVQAPRALPRLVKMPHRLSGNTNTFVFLSSFIQAYVGQLFPGMKVLGCYPFRVTRNSDLFVSDDEITDLRQALQGELPTRHLGDAVRLEANINIPDALLQRLCKENNLDMRDCYRVNGPVNLVRLAQLPDLVDEPKLVFKPYTPAIPFKHGSGNGAVSFFERIKQADILLHHPYESFEPVLDLLREASRDPHVLAIKQTVYRTGDKSPVMEALIEAAQNGKEVTVVLELLARFDEQTNINWAARLEEVGAHVVYGVVGHKCHAKLLLIVRKEKIHKSGKTSLVRYAHLGTGNYHPRTAKLYTDFGLMTCDPLITKDVHQVFQQLTGTGMQLETRELWEAPFTMLEQLVHHIRAETKAAKQGKKARIIGKMNALLEKTIIEELYKASQAGVKIDLIVRGVCALRPGVKGLSENIKVRSIVGRFLEHHRIYYFYHGGSEQVYLSSADWMERNLLRRVEVAFPVKDPKLKQRVINEGLMILLKDNASAWLMKPDGGYVKSKPRSNQTPIVGQLELLKKFARGESAG
- the pstA gene encoding phosphate ABC transporter permease PstA, whose translation is MSTRDPSLFAKRKRANTLGLTFSMIAMSIGMLFLFWILAILLWKGFAAISPSLFLASTPAPGSEGGGLANPIVGSLMMVAFCAFISTPIGILAGIYLSEYGQNNKFSEVTRFVTDIMLSAPSIVIGLFVYAIIVYQVKHFSGWAGTVALSLIAIPVVVRTTENMLKLVPTTLREAAFALGAPKWKVSLSVVLRAAKSGVITGVLLAIARVSGETAPLLFTALNNQFFSTNMNAPMANLPVVIFQFAMSPYDNWVNLAWGGALLITFAVLGLNILARVVLREKVKV
- the pstB gene encoding phosphate ABC transporter ATP-binding protein PstB, which produces MFHADINQTVEQQSAEQVAVALKIKNLNFFYGSFQGLKNINLDILERKVTAFIGPSGCGKSTLLRTLNRMYDLYPGQRAEGEITFYGENILEKGKDVNLLRSRIGMVFQKPTPFPMSIYENIAFGVRLYERLSKAEMDERVEWALNKAALWNEVKDKLNQSGLSLSGGQQQRLCIARGVAVKPSVLLLDEPTSALDPISTAKVEELINELKKDYTIAIVTHNMQQAARVSDFTAYMYLGELIEYGKTDEIFIKPKRKETEDYITGRFG